In the genome of Myxococcus stipitatus, one region contains:
- a CDS encoding SDR family NAD(P)-dependent oxidoreductase produces MTVLWMFTGQGSLVPGAARGLYEANPVFKEALDRYAAVLESKVEVPLLKLLVSDEKDVAQWVTETQYQQPAIVALQLAQLAMWQARGMRPEAVLGHSVGEFAAAVAVGVMTPEVALELAALRGRLMSECPRGGMAAVRVPMEKVQPLLPAGLVVAAENERNTTVVAGPKDVLQQFVTEAFSGTHVMLPVSHAFHSPMMDPAAVAFRWKLDGMTLSEPRGARFISTLTGQVETARLRTADYWAEQILRPVRFLRAVETAWSEGVPKTVVELGPGTTLIKMAQRIAGETGPQWVASNQALRWGRGAGLFRHVPLGWARPGAKQGTAKSVPTEQATPSTCVYEVAWTPAAPVEKRSTARGPCLLLSRERPEGALPEGWSEASAWTEALAKQRWTTVVLWGRGVEEEVALGLQLLQGASAERVVFVTKKGSACDAGLWGLARTARLEQSGARVRCIEQSGCAVGKVLELAVSEEVEDELSVDGDGMMKVPRLRRSSEVGGSGPWEAKQGGTYVISGGQGALGQVAAKLLVERGATHILLLSRKGEAAAGELKAKVAGLACDVSRLESVREARAWVEREGWPVVAGVVHAAGVLSDGTLANQSGEKLRAAYAAKVEGARNLREVFAPRDFLVLFSSMAAAFGSAGQGSYAAANATLDALANTWAAAGEPVLSVQWGAWSDGGMAAKQEAYKRTEEAGFGSISNELGREVLEQLLSSGKRGTVFVSPLDWSRLQLESPLLSRLRPKQGASTSQSQTESTVTQVSTEDLLAMVRQAAAEVIGKPVPDDASLLDSGLDSLGSVSLRNRLASRLKVELSAAFVFEYPSITAMVRHLATLAPRAATRPVVTQPRPQLPVLVIGAGIGGLSFARQLEKAGTSVVVMDAAARVGGVWGSHANASSKLQIDSPAYDFDSTSMPSPGGHQWKTSFPSQQEILTGCQGAADGLLGPVYLESRVQGVSKVGDSEYEVTYQRVGRVHRMRVSGVAAMTGGLHHPRRYTFQGEDVFGGHIGLGIANDTPLESFRDASVVIVGHGAFAVENMRTALENGARHVTLLCRQRHLVLSTFCNWLLNSSRGVMSVSDVVDVMRPFYAACGVNVEDIHSVARDALGEWTLDQATVPPGSDIYFLAQMMGKLKIVVGEAAHLTADSVVTRDGQTLQADIFLKCLGFHTDDSVLMNLFGEGSRVEGLWINGDPNLITYNDGAQVPRKVKSLMCASYAFFVQTFASAYLHFREDRAAHARSLARLTAPSSTTTDAERVLLELWDFVEPAKRTLSERTQELLPFERFLVEREAEWGRYCRQLGGTEKEGLALWALLRPALSLVHRRNPRAPVEMRTEHPVLGTVSVFVPRRPRVLFLPGQGTNARLARTLLERTGWIDRSHLDFVVPDAPYEMPAFTNELQLEQIGLSQLVSVGLYDKTARYREWRAGFEALYQQHHYGTPFQATAEIREQWRVTLGYLRDLVRSHGPFDGIAGFCEGAAVASVALHLQARGEDHGLGSVRFFIAMSPWRSPMHQQEGMFRPEQPLTLPMLQIVGENDMSVFLEAAPHFHGDYAGAMEFRHAGQHVYPPLTPGLEVKLRQLLDSSSEPWGRVGARRSAGEELAHPGRLSAAL; encoded by the coding sequence ATGACGGTTCTGTGGATGTTCACGGGTCAGGGGTCGCTGGTCCCGGGCGCGGCGCGCGGATTGTACGAGGCCAATCCGGTCTTCAAGGAGGCGTTGGACCGGTACGCGGCGGTGCTGGAGTCGAAGGTGGAGGTGCCGCTGCTGAAGCTGCTGGTCTCGGATGAGAAGGACGTCGCGCAGTGGGTGACGGAGACGCAGTACCAGCAGCCCGCCATCGTGGCGTTGCAGCTGGCGCAGCTCGCGATGTGGCAGGCGCGCGGGATGCGTCCGGAGGCGGTGCTGGGTCACTCGGTGGGCGAGTTCGCGGCGGCGGTGGCGGTCGGTGTGATGACGCCGGAGGTGGCGCTGGAGCTGGCCGCGCTCCGAGGCCGCCTCATGTCCGAGTGTCCACGTGGCGGCATGGCCGCGGTGCGGGTGCCGATGGAGAAGGTCCAGCCGCTGCTCCCCGCCGGGCTGGTGGTGGCCGCGGAGAACGAGCGGAACACCACGGTGGTGGCGGGCCCGAAGGACGTGCTCCAGCAGTTCGTCACCGAGGCCTTCAGCGGAACGCACGTGATGCTGCCCGTCTCACATGCGTTCCATTCCCCGATGATGGACCCCGCCGCGGTGGCGTTCCGGTGGAAGCTGGACGGGATGACCTTGAGCGAGCCTCGAGGCGCGCGCTTCATCTCGACGCTGACGGGGCAGGTGGAGACGGCCCGACTGCGGACAGCGGACTACTGGGCCGAGCAGATTCTCAGGCCCGTGCGCTTCCTGCGCGCGGTGGAGACCGCATGGTCGGAGGGTGTGCCCAAGACGGTCGTGGAGCTGGGGCCGGGGACGACGCTCATCAAGATGGCGCAGCGGATTGCCGGTGAGACCGGGCCGCAATGGGTCGCATCGAATCAGGCCCTCCGGTGGGGGCGGGGTGCGGGCCTGTTCCGCCATGTCCCGCTGGGCTGGGCTCGTCCAGGTGCGAAGCAGGGGACCGCGAAGTCCGTGCCCACGGAGCAGGCGACGCCCTCGACCTGTGTCTACGAGGTGGCGTGGACGCCCGCCGCGCCTGTCGAGAAGCGTTCAACGGCCCGAGGCCCGTGCTTGCTGCTGTCGCGAGAGCGTCCGGAAGGCGCGCTGCCCGAGGGATGGAGCGAAGCCAGTGCCTGGACGGAGGCGCTGGCGAAGCAGCGCTGGACGACGGTGGTGCTGTGGGGGCGCGGCGTTGAGGAGGAGGTGGCGCTGGGGCTCCAACTGCTCCAGGGCGCGAGCGCCGAGCGAGTGGTGTTCGTGACGAAGAAGGGGAGCGCCTGCGACGCGGGCCTGTGGGGCCTGGCGAGGACGGCGCGCCTGGAGCAGTCGGGAGCTCGAGTCCGGTGCATCGAGCAGTCCGGCTGCGCGGTGGGGAAGGTGCTGGAGCTCGCGGTGAGCGAGGAGGTGGAGGACGAGCTGTCGGTGGATGGGGACGGCATGATGAAGGTGCCGCGTTTGAGGCGGAGCAGCGAGGTCGGCGGCTCGGGGCCCTGGGAGGCGAAGCAGGGCGGGACGTACGTCATCAGCGGAGGTCAGGGCGCGCTGGGGCAGGTGGCGGCGAAACTGCTGGTGGAGCGAGGCGCGACCCACATCCTCCTGCTGTCGAGGAAGGGAGAGGCCGCAGCCGGCGAGCTCAAGGCGAAGGTGGCGGGGCTCGCGTGCGACGTGTCGCGGCTGGAGAGCGTGCGAGAGGCTCGGGCGTGGGTGGAGCGGGAGGGATGGCCGGTGGTCGCGGGCGTGGTGCATGCGGCCGGCGTGTTGAGTGACGGGACGCTGGCGAATCAGTCGGGCGAGAAGCTGAGGGCCGCGTACGCAGCGAAGGTGGAGGGCGCGAGGAACCTGCGGGAGGTATTCGCCCCGAGGGACTTCCTGGTGCTGTTCTCCTCCATGGCGGCGGCGTTCGGCTCCGCGGGACAGGGGAGCTACGCGGCGGCGAACGCGACGCTGGATGCGTTGGCGAACACGTGGGCCGCGGCCGGAGAGCCGGTGCTGTCTGTGCAGTGGGGTGCCTGGTCCGACGGAGGCATGGCGGCGAAGCAGGAGGCATACAAGCGCACGGAGGAGGCGGGCTTCGGGAGCATCAGCAACGAGCTGGGCCGGGAGGTCCTGGAGCAGCTGCTCTCATCCGGGAAGCGGGGGACGGTGTTCGTCTCTCCGCTGGACTGGAGCCGGCTCCAGCTGGAGTCGCCGCTGCTGTCGCGCCTGCGCCCCAAGCAAGGCGCGAGCACCTCGCAGTCGCAGACCGAGTCCACCGTCACGCAGGTCTCCACGGAAGACCTGCTCGCGATGGTCCGGCAGGCCGCCGCCGAGGTGATTGGCAAGCCCGTCCCGGACGACGCGTCCCTCCTGGACAGCGGGCTGGATTCCCTCGGCAGCGTGTCGCTGCGAAACCGCCTCGCCTCACGCCTGAAGGTCGAGCTGTCCGCGGCCTTCGTCTTCGAGTACCCGAGCATCACCGCGATGGTGCGTCACCTGGCGACGCTGGCCCCGAGGGCGGCGACTCGCCCCGTCGTCACGCAGCCTCGGCCGCAGCTTCCGGTGCTCGTGATTGGCGCGGGCATCGGCGGGCTCAGCTTCGCCCGGCAGTTGGAGAAGGCCGGCACCTCCGTGGTCGTGATGGACGCGGCGGCGCGGGTCGGCGGCGTCTGGGGCTCGCACGCCAATGCCTCCTCGAAGCTCCAGATTGACTCACCCGCCTACGACTTCGACAGCACGTCGATGCCGTCCCCGGGCGGCCACCAGTGGAAGACGAGCTTTCCCTCGCAGCAGGAGATCCTGACGGGCTGTCAGGGCGCGGCGGATGGATTGCTCGGCCCCGTCTACCTCGAGTCGCGCGTCCAGGGTGTCAGCAAGGTCGGCGACTCCGAATACGAGGTCACCTATCAGCGCGTCGGGCGGGTGCATCGGATGCGCGTCTCCGGCGTGGCCGCGATGACCGGTGGCCTGCACCATCCTCGCCGCTACACCTTCCAGGGCGAGGACGTGTTTGGCGGACACATCGGGCTGGGCATCGCCAACGACACGCCGCTGGAGTCCTTCCGGGATGCCTCGGTGGTCATCGTGGGACATGGCGCCTTCGCGGTGGAGAACATGCGCACCGCGCTGGAGAACGGCGCCCGGCACGTGACGCTCCTGTGCCGCCAGCGGCACCTGGTGCTCTCCACGTTCTGCAACTGGCTGCTCAACTCGAGCCGCGGCGTGATGTCGGTGTCCGACGTGGTCGACGTGATGCGCCCCTTCTATGCGGCGTGTGGCGTCAACGTGGAGGACATCCACTCGGTGGCGCGCGATGCGCTGGGCGAGTGGACGCTGGACCAGGCCACGGTGCCCCCGGGCTCGGACATCTACTTCCTGGCCCAGATGATGGGGAAGCTGAAGATTGTCGTCGGCGAAGCGGCCCACCTCACCGCCGACTCCGTGGTGACGCGGGATGGCCAGACACTCCAGGCCGACATCTTCCTCAAGTGCCTGGGGTTCCACACGGACGACTCGGTCCTGATGAACCTCTTCGGCGAGGGCAGCCGGGTGGAGGGGCTGTGGATCAACGGCGACCCCAACCTCATCACGTACAACGACGGGGCGCAGGTGCCACGCAAGGTCAAATCCTTGATGTGCGCCAGCTATGCGTTCTTCGTGCAGACCTTCGCGTCGGCCTACCTGCACTTCCGGGAGGACCGCGCGGCGCATGCGCGCTCCCTGGCCCGGCTCACCGCGCCCTCTTCGACGACGACGGACGCGGAGCGGGTCCTCCTGGAGCTGTGGGACTTCGTGGAGCCCGCCAAGCGCACCTTGTCCGAGCGGACCCAGGAGCTGCTCCCCTTCGAGCGCTTCCTGGTCGAGCGTGAGGCGGAGTGGGGTCGCTACTGCCGGCAGCTCGGCGGGACGGAGAAGGAGGGCCTCGCGCTGTGGGCGCTGCTGCGTCCGGCGCTCTCGCTCGTGCACCGCCGCAACCCGCGTGCGCCCGTCGAGATGCGCACCGAGCACCCGGTCCTGGGCACCGTGTCCGTGTTCGTGCCGCGCAGGCCCCGGGTGTTGTTCCTGCCGGGACAGGGCACCAATGCGCGGCTGGCTCGGACGTTGTTGGAGCGCACGGGGTGGATCGACCGCTCGCACCTGGACTTCGTCGTGCCGGATGCGCCGTATGAAATGCCGGCCTTCACCAACGAGCTCCAGCTGGAGCAGATTGGCCTGAGCCAGCTGGTGAGCGTCGGGCTCTACGACAAGACCGCGCGCTATCGCGAGTGGCGCGCCGGCTTCGAGGCGCTCTACCAGCAGCACCACTACGGCACGCCGTTCCAGGCGACGGCGGAGATTCGCGAGCAGTGGCGCGTGACGCTGGGCTACCTGCGAGACTTGGTGCGCAGCCATGGCCCGTTCGACGGCATCGCGGGCTTCTGCGAGGGCGCGGCGGTGGCGTCCGTGGCGCTGCACCTCCAGGCGCGCGGCGAGGACCACGGGCTGGGGTCGGTGCGCTTCTTCATCGCGATGTCGCCGTGGCGCTCGCCCATGCACCAGCAGGAGGGGATGTTCCGACCGGAGCAGCCGCTCACGCTGCCCATGCTTCAAATCGTGGGCGAGAACGACATGAGCGTGTTCCTGGAGGCGGCCCCGCATTTCCACGGGGACTACGCGGGGGCCATGGAGTTCCGGCACGCGGGGCAGCACGTGTATCCCCCGCTGACGCCAGGACTGGAGGTCAAGCTGCGGCAGTTGCTCGACTCGAGCAGCGAGCCGTGGGGCCGGGTGGGGGCGCGGCGCTCAGCGGGCGAAGAGCTCGCGCACCCGGGCCGGTTGAGTGCTGCCCTCTAG
- a CDS encoding MepB family protein, with amino-acid sequence MSTHLVDPASGPLPHDLLAAIRDAYTPAGLAVTTPASREVESAEYGACRLALDGRTVVFRVAKTTPTKVGQFVTLWKRPTPDAEIAPLDSGDGVDLVVVSVADADHRGQFVFPQQTLVDKGVMSRAHQGGKRAIRVYPPWSKPVVAEAIRTQKWQLTYFLPLPLEGSTQPARVRELFAR; translated from the coding sequence ATGAGTACGCATCTGGTGGACCCCGCTTCGGGGCCACTCCCGCACGACCTGCTCGCCGCCATCCGGGATGCCTATACGCCCGCGGGACTCGCCGTCACGACGCCGGCGTCCCGCGAAGTGGAGAGCGCCGAGTACGGGGCCTGCCGCCTCGCGCTCGACGGCCGCACCGTGGTCTTCCGCGTGGCCAAGACGACCCCGACCAAGGTCGGTCAGTTCGTGACGCTCTGGAAGCGCCCCACCCCCGACGCGGAGATTGCGCCGCTCGACAGCGGTGATGGCGTGGACCTGGTCGTCGTGAGCGTGGCGGACGCGGACCACCGGGGTCAGTTCGTATTCCCGCAGCAGACCCTGGTGGACAAGGGCGTCATGTCCCGAGCCCACCAGGGCGGCAAGCGCGCCATCCGCGTCTATCCCCCCTGGTCCAAGCCCGTGGTGGCGGAGGCCATCCGGACGCAGAAATGGCAGCTCACCTACTTCCTCCCGCTCCCACTAGAGGGCAGCACTCAACCGGCCCGGGTGCGCGAGCTCTTCGCCCGCTGA